A window of the Lysinibacillus irui genome harbors these coding sequences:
- a CDS encoding DNA translocase FtsK — protein sequence MNWFKKQISKFINKEEEEYEYEYYEDYGEEQEQLHTHHEEQVAKQKTFRFPLIDDNEREISYTTQKEMFDYEDDREIGDLSLPKHLNNHIVDSRVYDVEVSGIRDLLANRSKRTGRKTTMKSQPVEQEKRSRAGLVFRDAQQEAVNVKPAPVTPLKENNQWKEQKIVESSLPENRKRFVPTDVPSPVYGFAKPSPIKELLDKRKEDYEKQEAKAVDEMPAVTKALKETTTNEANENILEEKEPANTNQTVVAEQREMFDHKELPTAIEPISFDDEVVDEANTEQESISPNATVPQTSSFAMSFEDQVRETDVQDQAVQQLSADQSEIHVKEMIVEQVQIENSTIHIGEVTVVQPSQDEQLLVDNQSIETKEEKSRIPFNVLMLKTDKEKWRIQQQLKMVKPITDESIQKVVENEQVDVELEEKEAPSSDSVVAIEKHHTFEKQFEEDVNQLMTENRSMQDDVPSHSYAKSETQSTPQYRSEDNVAVITMAPVTTMVSGLTQDSTAIEKAAMDEISATSELEPETECTTDTEVISETVEYPQVESVDKQEKALVLEVEEAPEAHVLEVEAVEETPEAQMVEVEVVQETEKPAKPVHVYQKPTDEYLEPPEEKTQDTDWMEQQGDTLVEALSYFQVSAQIESIMQGPAVTQFEITVSHGTKVSKIRNLADDLKLALAAKDIRIQAPIPGKSSIGIEIPNRVSRAVRLSEVTNSPSFVESDSPLEAALGLDLTGKPVTLDLRKMPHGLIAGATGSGKSVCINSILVSLLYKAAPHELKLMLIDPKMVELAPFNHIPHLVSPVITDVKAATAALKWAVEEMERRYQLFAHAGARDITRYNAIADKNNEHSLKLPYILIVIDELADLMMMSPADVEEAICRIAQKARACGIHLIVATQRPSVDVITGLIKSNIPTRIAFAVSSQIDSRTILDGQGAERLLGRGDMLYLGNGMSAPVRLQGTFVTDDEIEAIIEHVREQGEPDYIFDQEELLKKTEVSAEQDDLFEDVCRFVYEQGGASTSLIQRKYHIGYNRAARLIDMLESHGFVSEARGSKPRESYITEEDLITMFE from the coding sequence GTGAACTGGTTTAAAAAACAAATTAGTAAATTTATAAATAAAGAAGAAGAAGAATACGAATATGAATATTATGAGGATTACGGAGAAGAGCAAGAACAATTACATACCCATCACGAAGAACAGGTGGCGAAGCAAAAGACTTTCCGTTTCCCATTGATTGACGATAATGAGAGAGAAATATCCTACACGACACAAAAAGAAATGTTTGATTACGAGGATGATAGAGAAATTGGAGATTTATCGTTGCCTAAGCATTTAAACAATCATATAGTTGATTCTCGTGTTTACGATGTAGAGGTCTCTGGGATTCGAGATTTATTAGCTAATCGCTCAAAACGTACGGGCAGAAAAACAACGATGAAAAGTCAGCCTGTAGAACAGGAGAAACGATCAAGGGCAGGCTTAGTATTTCGAGATGCTCAGCAAGAGGCAGTGAATGTTAAACCCGCTCCAGTAACACCACTGAAAGAAAACAATCAGTGGAAAGAACAAAAAATAGTAGAGAGTAGTTTGCCTGAGAACCGTAAACGCTTTGTGCCAACAGATGTGCCTTCACCAGTCTATGGATTTGCAAAACCAAGTCCAATTAAAGAATTATTAGATAAAAGAAAAGAAGACTACGAGAAGCAAGAGGCGAAAGCTGTAGACGAAATGCCAGCTGTTACGAAGGCTTTAAAAGAAACGACAACAAATGAGGCTAATGAAAATATACTAGAAGAAAAAGAGCCGGCTAACACAAATCAAACCGTTGTAGCGGAGCAGCGTGAAATGTTTGACCATAAGGAGTTACCTACTGCAATTGAGCCAATAAGTTTTGACGATGAAGTAGTGGATGAGGCCAACACTGAGCAGGAAAGTATATCACCCAATGCAACTGTGCCTCAAACATCATCTTTTGCCATGTCTTTTGAAGATCAAGTGAGAGAGACAGATGTGCAAGATCAAGCCGTTCAACAACTATCGGCAGACCAATCTGAAATTCATGTCAAAGAAATGATTGTTGAACAAGTTCAAATCGAAAATTCTACAATCCATATAGGAGAGGTAACGGTTGTACAGCCTTCGCAGGACGAACAATTGCTTGTTGATAACCAATCTATTGAGACAAAGGAAGAAAAAAGCCGTATTCCTTTTAATGTACTCATGTTAAAAACGGATAAAGAAAAATGGAGAATCCAGCAGCAATTGAAAATGGTAAAACCCATTACTGACGAAAGTATTCAGAAAGTAGTGGAAAATGAGCAAGTGGATGTGGAGCTTGAAGAGAAAGAGGCACCATCCTCAGACAGCGTTGTAGCCATCGAGAAGCATCATACATTTGAAAAGCAATTCGAAGAGGATGTTAATCAGCTCATGACAGAGAATAGGTCAATGCAAGACGATGTGCCATCTCACTCATATGCAAAGAGCGAAACGCAAAGTACTCCTCAATACCGTTCTGAAGACAACGTAGCTGTCATTACAATGGCTCCTGTCACGACAATGGTAAGCGGATTAACGCAAGATAGCACTGCTATTGAAAAAGCCGCTATGGATGAAATTTCTGCAACTTCTGAGCTTGAACCAGAAACAGAGTGTACTACCGATACTGAGGTAATTTCAGAAACTGTAGAGTATCCTCAAGTAGAATCTGTTGATAAGCAGGAAAAAGCTCTAGTATTAGAAGTAGAAGAAGCACCAGAAGCACATGTATTAGAAGTAGAAGCAGTGGAAGAAACACCAGAAGCACAAATGGTTGAAGTGGAAGTAGTACAAGAAACTGAAAAACCTGCAAAGCCTGTTCACGTTTATCAAAAGCCTACGGATGAATATTTAGAGCCGCCAGAGGAAAAAACACAGGATACGGATTGGATGGAGCAGCAGGGGGATACATTGGTTGAGGCACTTTCATATTTCCAAGTTTCAGCGCAAATAGAATCGATTATGCAGGGTCCAGCTGTTACTCAATTTGAAATAACGGTGAGCCATGGTACAAAGGTTAGTAAAATCCGCAACTTAGCAGATGATTTAAAGCTAGCCTTAGCAGCAAAAGATATTCGTATTCAAGCACCAATCCCTGGAAAAAGTTCGATTGGTATTGAGATTCCAAACCGTGTATCTCGAGCCGTTCGATTATCAGAGGTAACCAATAGTCCATCCTTCGTTGAATCCGATTCACCGTTAGAAGCAGCGTTAGGTCTAGATTTAACAGGAAAGCCAGTCACACTAGATTTACGTAAAATGCCTCATGGCTTAATTGCTGGTGCAACGGGTTCTGGTAAATCCGTTTGTATTAATTCCATTTTGGTTAGTTTATTATATAAAGCTGCACCACATGAGTTAAAGCTTATGCTAATTGATCCGAAAATGGTAGAGCTGGCACCATTTAATCATATTCCACATTTAGTTAGCCCTGTCATTACTGATGTGAAGGCAGCGACCGCTGCGCTAAAATGGGCAGTGGAGGAGATGGAGCGTCGTTATCAGCTATTTGCTCATGCAGGTGCACGTGATATTACACGTTACAATGCAATAGCTGATAAAAATAACGAGCATAGCCTAAAGCTTCCATATATTTTAATTGTTATTGATGAGTTAGCTGATTTAATGATGATGTCTCCAGCTGATGTAGAGGAGGCTATTTGTAGAATTGCTCAAAAGGCACGTGCATGTGGTATTCATTTAATTGTTGCAACGCAAAGACCTTCTGTTGATGTTATTACAGGGTTAATTAAATCTAATATTCCAACACGTATTGCCTTTGCCGTTTCCTCACAAATTGATTCTCGTACAATTTTGGATGGGCAGGGAGCAGAAAGATTACTTGGGCGAGGCGATATGCTATATTTAGGTAATGGTATGTCTGCGCCAGTGCGGTTACAGGGCACATTTGTCACAGATGATGAAATTGAAGCGATTATTGAACATGTTCGTGAGCAAGGAGAGCCTGATTACATTTTCGATCAAGAGGAGTTATTAAAGAAAACTGAGGTGTCCGCAGAACAGGATGATCTGTTTGAAGATGTTTGTCGTTTTGTCTACGAGCAAGGTGGCGCATCAACCTCATTGATTCAACGAAAGTATCATATTGGCTATAATCGTGCGGCTCGTTTAATTGATATGTTAGAATCACATGGCTTTGTGTCGGAGGCTAGAGGCAGTAAGCCACGTGAAAGTTACATTACTGAAGAAGATTTAATTACTATGTTTGAATAA
- the ytpR gene encoding YtpR family tRNA-binding protein produces MNVFYNKEHVGDVLLVQLATESIVKTVVERAGDIAILKEAQTGEIKAFNLFNASHYVQTDAKGLVEVTPELVEQLEAAIEKNGADINLDVDFSPKFVVGYVETKDKHPNADKLSICTVNVGEETLQIVCGAPNVEAGQKVVVAKIGAVMPSGMLIKEGNLRGVESFGMLCSARELAIPNAPSEKGILVLPEDAIVGSAFEAPTK; encoded by the coding sequence ATGAATGTATTTTACAACAAAGAACATGTAGGAGATGTCTTACTAGTTCAACTGGCAACGGAATCTATTGTGAAAACAGTAGTAGAGCGCGCTGGAGATATAGCTATTTTAAAAGAAGCGCAAACAGGTGAAATTAAAGCGTTTAACTTATTTAATGCAAGCCACTACGTCCAAACAGACGCAAAAGGCTTAGTGGAAGTGACACCTGAATTAGTAGAGCAACTAGAAGCAGCAATCGAAAAAAATGGCGCTGATATCAACCTGGATGTTGATTTTTCTCCAAAATTTGTTGTTGGTTATGTGGAAACAAAAGACAAGCATCCTAATGCTGATAAATTAAGTATCTGTACTGTGAATGTAGGAGAAGAGACATTACAAATTGTTTGTGGAGCTCCTAATGTAGAAGCTGGTCAAAAGGTAGTTGTTGCGAAAATTGGCGCAGTAATGCCTTCAGGTATGCTTATTAAAGAAGGTAATTTACGTGGTGTGGAGTCTTTTGGCATGCTATGTTCAGCGCGTGAATTAGCTATTCCTAACGCTCCTTCTGAAAAAGGAATTTTAGTATTACCTGAGGATGCTATTGTTGGTAGTGCTTTTGAAGCACCAACTAAATAA
- a CDS encoding DUF1444 domain-containing protein, which yields MKQLKSEQLVELLKEQLNEEKYEFHFDKKYDKLRLNHKTIDKGMELSLPGILAKYNDKQEAAIKEVVYTIEQTFNAMEQEKEQGFQTTTHIYPVIRATSYPQASKEGHAFITTEHTAETRIFYALDLGKTYRFIDESMLEALQLTVEQIREMARFSVKQLPTTYKKDEVAGNIFYFINVNDGYDASRILNESFLKEMRAQVEGDMTLSVPHQDVLIIGDIRNETGYDVLAQMTMHFFAVGTVPITSLSFIYEDGELEPIFILAKNRVKKEQE from the coding sequence ATGAAGCAATTGAAGTCAGAACAACTGGTAGAGCTGTTAAAAGAACAATTAAATGAAGAAAAATATGAATTTCATTTTGATAAAAAGTACGATAAATTACGATTGAATCATAAGACGATTGACAAAGGGATGGAGCTTTCTTTACCTGGGATTTTAGCAAAATATAACGATAAACAAGAAGCGGCGATTAAGGAAGTTGTATATACAATTGAGCAAACTTTTAATGCAATGGAGCAAGAAAAAGAACAGGGCTTTCAAACGACTACACATATTTATCCCGTTATTCGTGCCACTTCTTATCCTCAAGCTTCAAAAGAAGGCCATGCATTTATTACAACAGAGCATACAGCTGAAACACGCATTTTTTATGCGCTTGATTTAGGAAAAACCTACCGTTTTATTGATGAATCCATGCTGGAAGCATTACAATTAACTGTGGAGCAAATTCGGGAAATGGCACGTTTCTCAGTGAAGCAATTACCAACTACGTATAAAAAAGATGAGGTAGCAGGTAATATTTTCTACTTTATCAATGTGAATGATGGCTATGATGCAAGCCGCATTTTAAATGAGAGTTTTTTAAAAGAAATGCGTGCACAGGTGGAAGGCGATATGACATTGTCAGTGCCACACCAAGATGTGTTAATTATAGGTGATATTCGCAATGAAACAGGGTATGATGTATTAGCACAGATGACCATGCATTTCTTTGCTGTCGGTACAGTACCGATCACGTCATTATCTTTTATTTATGAAGATGGGGAACTAGAACCAATCTTTATTTTAGCAAAAAACAGAGTGAAAAAGGAGCAAGAATAA
- the murC gene encoding UDP-N-acetylmuramate--L-alanine ligase, whose protein sequence is MTVFHFTGIKGSGMSSLAQILFDAGEQVQGSDVDKYFFTEQPLRERNIPIFTFNADNIKEGMTVIAGNAFPDDHPELVRAREIGVEIIRYHKFLGEYIGNYISIAITGAHGKTSTTGLMAHVVGGYKPTSYLIGDGTGAGQKNADFFVMEACEYRRHFLAYNPDYAVMTNIDFDHPDYFANIEDVYSAFQSLALQVKKAIIACGDDEQLQRIQAKVPVVYYGFGAENDFEARNVEKTTEGTKFDVFVRNEFYSTFFIPLFGDHAVLNTLAVITLCEYEGISPDIIQERLHTYKGVKRRFTETDIGDNVLIDDYAHHPTEIRATIQSARQKFPDRELVAIFQPHTFTRTQAFLQDFADSLSLADTAYLCDIFGSARETQGALSIHDLASLIEGSAVITTEGIDILTKHKGAVFLFMGAGDVHKFQDAFENVLKNNETA, encoded by the coding sequence ATGACAGTTTTTCATTTCACAGGCATTAAAGGTTCTGGCATGAGTTCGCTTGCACAAATCTTATTTGATGCTGGTGAACAAGTACAGGGCTCAGATGTCGATAAATATTTCTTCACGGAGCAGCCGTTACGTGAACGTAATATTCCAATTTTTACATTTAATGCTGATAATATTAAAGAAGGCATGACAGTGATTGCAGGTAATGCTTTTCCTGACGATCATCCTGAATTAGTGCGTGCCAGAGAAATCGGTGTAGAAATCATCCGTTACCATAAATTTTTAGGTGAATATATTGGTAACTACATTTCGATTGCTATCACTGGTGCACATGGTAAAACATCTACAACTGGTTTAATGGCACATGTAGTAGGTGGTTATAAGCCAACATCTTATTTAATTGGTGATGGTACTGGTGCAGGTCAAAAAAATGCTGATTTTTTTGTTATGGAAGCATGTGAATACCGTCGTCACTTCTTAGCATATAATCCTGATTATGCTGTGATGACTAATATCGACTTCGATCATCCAGACTACTTCGCTAATATAGAAGATGTTTATTCTGCATTTCAATCATTAGCTTTACAAGTGAAAAAAGCGATCATAGCATGTGGTGACGATGAACAGCTTCAGCGTATTCAAGCAAAAGTGCCAGTCGTTTATTATGGATTCGGTGCAGAAAATGATTTCGAAGCTCGTAATGTTGAAAAAACAACTGAAGGTACAAAATTTGATGTTTTTGTACGTAATGAATTTTATAGCACTTTCTTTATCCCATTATTTGGAGATCATGCTGTTTTAAATACACTAGCGGTGATTACGCTATGTGAATATGAAGGCATCTCACCTGATATAATCCAGGAGCGCTTACACACTTATAAAGGTGTAAAGAGACGTTTTACTGAAACGGATATAGGGGATAATGTTCTAATAGACGATTATGCACACCATCCTACGGAAATTCGTGCTACAATTCAATCAGCACGACAAAAGTTCCCAGATCGTGAGCTAGTTGCAATTTTCCAACCACATACATTTACACGTACACAAGCTTTTTTACAAGATTTTGCGGATAGTTTAAGCCTTGCAGATACAGCCTATTTATGTGATATATTTGGCTCTGCGAGAGAAACGCAAGGTGCTCTCTCTATTCATGATTTAGCGTCACTTATCGAAGGCAGTGCAGTGATTACCACTGAGGGAATTGATATATTAACAAAACATAAAGGCGCAGTATTTTTATTTATGGGCGCTGGTGATGTTCACAAGTTCCAAGATGCTTTTGAAAACGTGCTTAAAAACAATGAAACAGCTTAG
- a CDS encoding M42 family metallopeptidase, whose protein sequence is MNEETLQLFKTLTELPGAPGNEHAVRKFMRTELEKYSDEIVQDNLGGIFGVKHSDVADAPKILVAGHMDEVAFMVTSITDNGMIRFQTLGGWWNQVMLAQRVEVYTKNGAIPGVVSSIPPHLLTDAERAKPMDIKNMLIDVGADNKEDAMNMGVRPGQSIIPICPFTPMANPKKIMAKAWDNRYGCGLAIELMKEVQNEKLGSHLYSGANVMEEVGLRGAQVSANMIKPDLFFALDASPANDMSGEKNQFGQLGKGTLLRILDRTMVTHRGMREFILDTAESNHIPYQYFVSQGGTDAGRVHTANDGIPSAVIGVCSRYIHTSASIIHIDDYAAAKALIVELVKKADRSTLETIRANV, encoded by the coding sequence ATGAATGAGGAAACATTACAATTATTTAAAACTTTAACAGAGTTACCAGGCGCTCCGGGTAATGAACATGCTGTTCGTAAGTTCATGCGCACTGAGTTAGAAAAGTACTCGGATGAAATCGTTCAAGACAATTTAGGGGGCATCTTTGGTGTCAAGCACAGTGATGTTGCAGACGCACCAAAAATATTGGTTGCTGGACATATGGATGAAGTAGCATTTATGGTTACTTCTATTACAGATAATGGCATGATTCGTTTCCAAACACTAGGTGGCTGGTGGAATCAGGTTATGCTTGCACAACGTGTAGAAGTATATACGAAGAATGGTGCAATTCCTGGTGTTGTGTCTTCCATACCACCACATCTTTTAACAGATGCAGAACGTGCTAAGCCAATGGATATAAAAAATATGCTAATCGATGTTGGTGCTGACAACAAGGAAGATGCAATGAATATGGGTGTTCGTCCAGGACAATCCATCATTCCAATTTGTCCATTTACACCAATGGCGAATCCGAAAAAAATTATGGCTAAAGCTTGGGATAATCGCTACGGCTGTGGTCTAGCGATTGAGTTAATGAAAGAAGTACAAAATGAAAAACTAGGATCGCATCTATATTCAGGCGCAAACGTCATGGAGGAAGTTGGATTACGTGGTGCTCAAGTATCAGCAAATATGATTAAACCAGATTTATTCTTCGCTTTAGATGCTTCTCCAGCTAATGATATGTCTGGAGAGAAAAATCAATTTGGACAACTTGGCAAAGGTACATTACTTCGTATTTTAGACCGCACGATGGTCACACATCGTGGTATGCGTGAATTTATTTTAGATACGGCTGAATCTAACCATATTCCTTACCAGTATTTCGTATCACAGGGAGGAACAGACGCAGGTAGAGTGCATACAGCAAATGATGGTATTCCAAGTGCAGTTATAGGAGTTTGTTCACGTTATATTCATACATCAGCGTCTATTATTCATATTGATGACTACGCAGCTGCAAAAGCATTAATTGTTGAATTAGTGAAAAAAGCAGATCGTTCGACATTAGAGACAATTCGCGCTAATGTATAA
- a CDS encoding DUF84 family protein — MNIAIGTTNKAKTEAVEVIARKYFEDAIFTHVKAASEVSEQPISNEETRLGAMNRAKNAMVTSGAQLAFGLEGGVTEIDDDMYVCNWGALAVADGTVFTAAGAQIILPKEIAQEIKAGGELGPIMEQYTKRRDIRQGAGAVGIFTQGLVSRQMMFEHIVSLLVGQYLFTFSQK; from the coding sequence ATGAATATAGCCATTGGAACAACTAATAAAGCGAAAACTGAAGCAGTTGAAGTGATTGCTCGAAAATATTTTGAGGATGCCATTTTTACACATGTAAAAGCTGCTTCCGAAGTATCAGAACAACCGATAAGTAATGAAGAAACGAGATTAGGTGCAATGAATCGTGCTAAAAATGCCATGGTAACATCAGGCGCGCAATTAGCATTTGGCTTAGAAGGTGGCGTAACGGAAATCGACGATGATATGTATGTTTGTAACTGGGGAGCATTAGCAGTTGCAGATGGGACAGTTTTCACAGCCGCAGGTGCACAAATTATATTACCAAAAGAAATTGCCCAGGAAATAAAAGCTGGGGGAGAACTAGGACCCATAATGGAGCAATATACAAAACGTCGAGATATTCGACAGGGTGCGGGAGCTGTAGGTATTTTTACGCAAGGTTTAGTGAGTAGACAAATGATGTTTGAGCATATTGTATCACTTTTGGTTGGACAATATTTGTTCACATTTTCACAAAAATAG
- a CDS encoding carboxylate--amine ligase, giving the protein MATEQPFLPVLLGSDMNAYGMARSFYEAYGIKPLVLGRSHLTATQDSHILQFQEIDRLNEQEVFAPALAEVAKKYADKKLLLLACGDDYAKLIIKNKPVLQEHFTVPYIDESLMDEILLKENFYKMCDRYDFKYPGTTTVTADNYENFTPPFSYPIILKASNSVEYWACKFPGKKKVFVAYDEAEKTAILKAIYSSTYQDTMIIQEFIPGDDSYMRVLNAYVGKDGKVKLMCLGNPILEEHSPEGIGSYAAIVTTYDKELMDQVRFFLEDIGYTGFANFDMKYDIRDKQYKLFEINLRNGRSSYYVTASGHNLMKYVADDHMLNIEQDVTYVQDKHLWMIIPKGVLFKYASNEKLKLEAKKLISEGKYTNSLYFNKDMNTKRWVKLTLNNLNYYRKYKKYFNNKGLSE; this is encoded by the coding sequence ATGGCAACTGAACAACCATTTTTACCAGTTTTACTAGGATCAGATATGAATGCATATGGTATGGCACGTTCGTTTTATGAAGCATATGGTATTAAACCACTTGTTTTAGGACGTTCTCATTTAACTGCCACACAAGATAGTCATATTCTACAATTTCAAGAAATAGACCGTTTAAATGAACAGGAAGTTTTTGCTCCTGCACTTGCAGAAGTCGCAAAAAAATATGCTGATAAAAAACTATTACTTTTAGCGTGTGGAGACGATTATGCCAAGCTTATTATTAAAAATAAGCCAGTATTGCAAGAACATTTTACAGTTCCTTACATCGATGAATCATTGATGGATGAAATTTTGTTAAAAGAAAATTTCTATAAGATGTGTGATCGATATGATTTTAAGTATCCGGGGACTACGACAGTAACAGCTGACAATTATGAAAACTTTACACCACCATTTTCTTATCCCATTATTTTAAAGGCATCAAACTCTGTGGAATATTGGGCTTGTAAATTCCCGGGTAAGAAAAAAGTATTTGTCGCGTATGATGAAGCGGAAAAAACGGCTATATTAAAAGCTATTTATAGCTCAACTTACCAGGATACAATGATTATTCAAGAATTTATACCTGGTGATGACTCTTATATGCGTGTGTTAAATGCCTATGTAGGGAAAGACGGGAAAGTCAAGCTAATGTGTTTAGGAAATCCTATTCTAGAAGAACATTCTCCTGAAGGTATCGGAAGCTATGCTGCCATTGTAACTACCTACGATAAAGAATTAATGGATCAAGTACGTTTCTTCTTAGAAGATATAGGCTATACGGGCTTTGCGAATTTCGATATGAAATATGATATCCGAGACAAGCAATATAAACTATTTGAAATTAATTTACGAAATGGTCGCTCTAGCTACTATGTAACAGCAAGTGGTCATAATTTAATGAAGTATGTTGCCGATGATCATATGTTAAATATCGAGCAAGATGTCACATATGTGCAGGACAAACATTTGTGGATGATTATTCCTAAGGGTGTGCTGTTTAAATATGCTTCAAACGAAAAGCTTAAACTTGAAGCGAAGAAGCTAATTAGTGAAGGCAAGTATACAAATTCCCTTTACTTTAATAAGGACATGAATACTAAGCGTTGGGTGAAATTAACGCTTAATAACTTAAATTATTATCGTAAGTATAAAAAATACTTTAATAATAAAGGTTTATCCGAGTAA
- a CDS encoding DUF948 domain-containing protein, whose translation MEVILYIAAIIAAIGFLILCISVGMTLFSLKAILNSLAGTLSGIEGQMEGITRETTSLLTKTNSLAEDIQHKSEQLNSVVQAVKGIGDSVNGLNNSVQQITSSVSKSVEQNEEKIAQVVQWSNVAMGIADKWKKRKIIEQETVSEDAYAFETVQIEEKPKRKWGRKK comes from the coding sequence ATGGAAGTGATTTTGTATATTGCAGCTATTATTGCAGCAATCGGATTTTTAATTTTATGTATAAGCGTGGGCATGACATTATTTTCGCTTAAGGCTATTTTAAACAGCTTAGCAGGAACACTATCAGGAATTGAAGGACAAATGGAAGGTATCACACGTGAAACAACGTCCTTATTAACGAAAACAAATAGCTTAGCAGAGGATATTCAACATAAATCGGAACAATTAAATTCTGTTGTACAAGCTGTTAAAGGTATTGGTGATTCCGTTAATGGTTTAAATAATTCTGTACAGCAAATCACTTCTTCTGTTTCTAAAAGTGTAGAACAAAATGAAGAAAAAATTGCACAAGTTGTTCAATGGAGTAATGTTGCGATGGGAATTGCAGATAAATGGAAAAAACGCAAAATCATTGAGCAAGAAACGGTTTCTGAAGATGCCTATGCATTTGAAACGGTTCAAATAGAAGAAAAGCCAAAAAGAAAATGGGGTCGTAAAAAATGA
- a CDS encoding YtxH domain-containing protein: MTTQKPNFNEVKEQQLESSLPQLYHPQDSIYEEERVNMKDFVIGALVGGIVGAAAGLLLAPKSGKDLRSDVAVQAVQLKDKSADFSTTAKDKTVQLSKQLQEQSTQLVEKVKTLKTAKAPTVFDDGTVSFEGEEPLEDFIPGQETQAKETNEQNEDKNEEVRA, from the coding sequence ATGACAACTCAAAAGCCAAATTTTAACGAAGTAAAGGAACAACAGCTTGAAAGTTCATTGCCACAGCTTTATCATCCACAAGACTCGATTTATGAAGAGGAGCGTGTAAACATGAAAGATTTTGTGATTGGCGCATTAGTTGGAGGTATTGTAGGGGCAGCAGCAGGTCTACTGTTAGCTCCAAAATCAGGAAAAGATTTACGTAGTGATGTTGCTGTACAAGCTGTTCAGTTAAAAGATAAGAGTGCAGACTTCTCGACAACTGCAAAAGATAAAACGGTTCAACTTTCTAAACAACTTCAAGAACAATCTACACAATTAGTGGAGAAAGTAAAAACACTAAAAACGGCAAAAGCACCTACTGTGTTTGATGATGGTACGGTTTCCTTTGAAGGTGAAGAACCATTAGAGGATTTTATTCCTGGTCAGGAAACACAAGCGAAAGAAACAAACGAACAAAATGAAGATAAAAATGAAGAAGTACGTGCATAA
- a CDS encoding YtnP family quorum-quenching lactonase: MDQLQFHNMSLSWLNGGVTCLDGGAMFGVVPKPLWSRKYPVNEKNQIELPTEPILIQYEGKNYLIDTGVGFKKLNEKQLRNFGVTEESSLADSLQELGLTTADIDVVLMTHLHFDHAGGLTQWEGDVLVPTFPNAKIFVTKIEWDEMRNPNIRSKNTYWKENWEPVQHLVETYEGSLEVTPGIEMIHTGGHSEGHAVIKLTQNGEVLLHMADIMPTHAHQNPLWVLAYDDYPMTSVFAKERLMKEALANNYGFIFYHDAYYRMIKWDETGKEIVDKLERSRQAVITF; encoded by the coding sequence ATGGATCAGTTACAGTTTCACAATATGTCATTATCATGGCTTAACGGGGGTGTTACGTGCCTTGATGGTGGTGCGATGTTTGGTGTTGTACCAAAGCCACTTTGGTCTCGCAAATATCCAGTCAATGAAAAAAACCAAATTGAATTACCAACAGAGCCTATCCTCATCCAGTATGAAGGTAAAAACTACCTGATTGATACAGGAGTTGGCTTTAAAAAATTAAATGAAAAACAGTTGCGAAATTTCGGGGTGACAGAAGAATCCTCGTTAGCGGATAGCTTGCAGGAGCTAGGGTTAACGACCGCTGATATTGATGTAGTGTTAATGACCCATTTACATTTTGATCATGCGGGTGGTTTAACGCAGTGGGAAGGAGATGTCCTTGTCCCAACTTTTCCGAATGCCAAAATTTTTGTGACGAAAATTGAGTGGGATGAAATGCGAAACCCGAATATTCGCTCTAAAAATACGTATTGGAAAGAAAATTGGGAGCCAGTACAGCACTTGGTTGAAACCTATGAAGGTTCATTAGAAGTAACACCTGGGATTGAAATGATTCATACAGGTGGTCATAGTGAGGGACATGCCGTTATTAAGCTAACACAAAACGGCGAGGTATTATTGCATATGGCTGATATTATGCCAACACATGCTCACCAAAATCCTCTATGGGTTTTAGCCTATGACGATTATCCAATGACAAGTGTATTTGCAAAAGAGCGACTTATGAAAGAAGCGCTTGCAAATAATTATGGCTTTATTTTCTATCATGATGCTTACTACCGTATGATTAAATGGGATGAAACAGGCAAAGAAATAGTGGATAAGTTAGAGCGTAGTAGACAAGCTGTTATTACATTTTAA